The genomic DNA TCGGCTGCTCCGGCCGCACGCCGGGCTTCGTGAAATCATACGGCTTTCACAGCCTCCACGGGCGGGTGCTGCCGGTCGCCTTAGGGGTCAAGCTGGCGAATCCATCGCTGTGCGTGATCGGCGTGGGCGGCGATGGGGATGGCTTCGCGATCGGCGGCGGGCACATTCCCCATGCGGCCCGCCGGAATCCGGACATGGTCTATGTGATCATGGACAATTCCACCTACGGGTTGACGAAGGGCCAATACTCTCCGACGTCGCCGAGAGGCTATCAGGCCGGCTCGACCCCGTATGGCAACATCGAGCAGCCGCTCAACCCGTTGGCGATGCTGATTGCGTATGGGGCCACGTTTGTCGCGCAGGGCTACTCCGGCAAACCGCGGGAGCTGGCCGACGTGGTCACGAAGGCCATTGAGCATAAGGGCTTCGCCTTCGTGAACGTGATCA from Candidatus Omnitrophota bacterium includes the following:
- a CDS encoding 2-oxoacid:ferredoxin oxidoreductase subunit beta — encoded protein: MSGPTPELLPQSYKTDEHPIWCPGCGDFGVLDAVYKSLAGLQVQPKDLVVVSGIGCSGRTPGFVKSYGFHSLHGRVLPVALGVKLANPSLCVIGVGGDGDGFAIGGGHIPHAARRNPDMVYVIMDNSTYGLTKGQYSPTSPRGYQAGSTPYGNIEQPLNPLAMLIAYGATFVAQGYSGKPRELADVVTKAIEHKGFAFVNVISPCITFNNTYKVIPQKLKETPQDHDVTNRAKAFELALDTAHVQLGIFYQVSQPTFEEGAAEVIQKAQASGPPRLEEIFSEFS